A genome region from Paralichthys olivaceus isolate ysfri-2021 chromosome 6, ASM2471397v2, whole genome shotgun sequence includes the following:
- the nup210 gene encoding nuclear pore membrane glycoprotein 210 isoform X1, with the protein MTRLCVPPLFVLLIITVCEVNGSSKLNIPKVLLPLTRSTRINFTLETTEGCYRWSSTRPEVASIQAVDEVSGSGCSRRAVLQALSTQPSRLTSIILAEDVVTGQVLRCDAIVDIISEIQIVSTTRELHLEDSPLALKIHALDSEGNTFTTLAGLVFDWTLVKDVDVNGFSDSYNSLRVLKFSESTYTPPGYISEMERVGKQGDIILVSGLKTGHAKLKAKIQESLYKDVGAAEVRLLILENILLSPAHDVYLLAGTSIRYKVLKIRQGSIAELSMPCEQYELHLQNSVVGSNGNPDVAVANLDQSISTVTAFQLGHINVVLDHKSLRMQGVSRLPNSTLYVVEPGYLGFKIHPGDSWVLETGRIYDISIEVFDKSGNKIYLSDNVRIVTGFPAEYFELLESSLNGSYHHVRALKEGLTLIDATLTSVVDEGGSVHALANPVHNEQDVEIYDPIVLSPSILTFPWQPKVGAYQYTIKATGGSGNFSWSSSNKAVATVTVKGVMTTVSDIGVSVVYAHDLRNPIHFGQMKVYVVDPLSMDFAPCRVEATIGLVLDLPLRIFGLLEEAEKERVMLSDCSHFDLQVEEESHGVFELLDGRLAPGEEHCSGVRAKALAPGYTMLTVSYTHGNVHLSAKITIAAYLPLKAIDPVSVAVVTLGSSKDMLFEGGPRPWVLEPSKFFCNLSAEDEASVTLTLTSPLSHNYNQHWVRATCRVLGEQVLEVMVGNKASVTNPYPAVEPAKVKFVCAPPSRLTLVPVYTSPQLDLTCPLLQQNKQVVPVSNYRNPILDLAAFDQQGRKFDNFSSLSMLWESTKESLASIEPTMPMELQLFKDGNTQMKLHGRQKILVHQQTGIAAITVTALGYQVSHLAAANVPSPFDPLTPVSATLELLLVEDVKVSPDAVTIYNHPDVQASLALREGSGHFFVNTSVNGIVDVVFQEAQGAAQVSPDHPGVVKVMVHDLCLAFPAPAEATVHVSDILEVYVRVVDKVEISKSVRAYVRVLDDNKKPFPASYFHFMNLKLKAASAIVSLTPLAESAENDTAVFLVKGVSIGQTTLSAVVVDKNGRKIASPPQQIEVFPPFKLSPRKTTLLIGAMMQITSEGGPQPQSNILFSISNEEIASVNGMGHVRGVAIGNVTVTGLVQAVDAESGKLVVVSQDQVEVEVVLLTGIRIRTPITRMKTGAQMPVYVMGLTNSLTPFSFGNALPGLTFHWSTTKRDILDVQSRHIEANVELQSEHNFGMRVTGRTRGRTGLKVVLRVTDPKAGQLVGKLQELRDEIQIQVYDKLHMLNPEVEAGELLMAPNSILQLQTSRDGVGALSYRMLNSPDQLVTAQVDDKGFLSSGSLTGISSLMITSQETFGVNQTLILAVKVVPVSYVRFSTSPVLYTHTGESLKALPLGIILTFNVHFHASTGEALHSSSSHLTFSTNRDDLVQVGVGPNNHSLTVRTVSVGLTLLAVWDSENMGVADYVPLAVGHAIYPQEAHRLVVGDVVCFSTQLTSPDGAHGTWSSSANGVLQVDPRSGAAVARDPGTVTMFYEIPGVLKTYREIIVEAATRTTATAQPAPIRIGKETKVLLTTRESGTNLIGTCSSAQTEAIPQLQPETSVSCHLSFTSDAIDFPANDVFNTHISFDSSIGLYACSMTLQPMSDQKTRVLSMSMTNLLVKAGLEGSAFSGEQVSARLPIEPGLYSDQTELLLSNLHPTAELTVYGPTATLSNMEVVSTSPNIAVKEKEVHQDFPSFSKFTVGAVDPQAAVSASISISSSSSGQSLLIPVTLIHVSDPSTGMQAAAAPVVSLEGDHSLHSFINGYQMIFFTLFALMAGTAIIIIVVHTVFSPKEQTYNPAFIQRTPPPISGFNTPVVNSFNHTLHRTDPNSSPRSRLYSPDYKS; encoded by the exons ATGACTCGGTTGTGTGTGCCGCCGCTGTTCGTCTTATTAATAATAACTGTGTGTGAAGTGAACGGTAGCTCCAAGTTGAACATCCCCAAAGTGCTGCTGCCGCTCACGAGGAGCACGAGAATCAACTTCACCCTGGAAACCACGGAAGGCTGCTACAGATG GTCGTCTACCAGACCAGAGGTAGCAAGTATCCAGGCTGTGGATGAAGTGAGCGGCAGCGGCTGCTCCAGGAGAGCTGTTCTCCAGGCTCTCTCCACCCAGCCGTCAAGACTGACCAGCATCATTCTGGCTGAAGATGTTG TTACAGGACAAGTACTGCGCTGTGATGCTATCGTCGACATCATCAGTGAGATCCAGATAGTATCGACCACCAGAGAACTCCATCTCGAGGACTCACCACTGGCTCTCAAAAtacatgcactggactctgaAG GAAACACCTTCACCACTCTCGCAGGTCTAGTGTTTGACTGGACCTTAGTGAAAGATGTAGATGTGAATGGATTCTCTGACTCTTACAATTCATTACG gGTACTCAAATTCTCTGAGTCCACATACACGCCCCCTGGGTACATATCTGAAATGGAGCGTGTTGGGAAACAGGGCGATATTATTTTGGTGTCAGGACTGAAAACAGGACATGCTAAGTTGAAAGCCAAAATACAAGAGTCATTATACAAG GATGTGGGTGCTGCGGAGGTGCGACTGCTGATTTTAGAGAACATCCTGCTGAGCCCTGCACATGACGTCTACTTGTTGGCGGGAACTTCCATCAGATACAAAGTCTTGAAGATAAGACAGGGCTCGATCGCAG aGCTCTCTATGCCTTGTGAGCAGTATGAGCTGCACCTCCAGAACAGTGTGGTGGGCTCTAATGGAAACCCAGATGTAGCTGTCGCCAATCTGGATCAGAGCATCTCCACAGTTACAGCCTTTCAGCTGGGGCACATCAACGTGGTCCTGGATCATAAGA GCCTTCGTATGCAAGGAGTGTCACGTCTACCCAACAGCACTCTGTATGTGGTAGAACCAGGCTACCtag GTTTTAAAATTCACCCAGGAGACAGCTGGGTTCTCGAAACAGGCAGAATATATGATATCTCCATCGAAGTGTTTGATAAGTCTGGCAACAAAATTTACCTCTCTGAT AATGTCCGTATTGTCACTGGCTTTCCTGCCGAATACTTTGAACTTCTGGAGTCTTCTCTGAATGGATCATACCATCATGTCCGAGCACTCAAAGAAGGCCTCACTCTCATTGATGCAACCCTAACATCTGTTGTGGATGAA GGTGGAAGTGTCCACGCTCTCGCCAACCCAGTCCACAACGAACAAGATGTGGAGATCTATGACCCTATAGTTCTGAGTCCCAGTATTCTTACATTTCCATGGCAGCCCAAGGTTGGAGCATATCAGTACACAATAAAG GCGACGGGAGGGAGCGGAAATTTTAGCTGGTCTTCCTCTAATAAAGCTGTCGCCACAGTGACTGTGAAAGGAGTGATGACAACAGTCAGTGACATTGGTGTCAGTGTAGTTTACGCTCATGATCTACGCAACCCTATACACTTTGGCCAAATGAAG GTATATGTTGTTGACCCTTTGTCCATGGACTTCGCTCCTTGCAGAGTCGAGGCCACAATTGGTCTGGTTCTGGATCTGCCTCTCAGAATTTTTGggctgctggaggaggcagagaaggagcgGGTTATGTTGAGCGACTGCTCCCACTTTGACCTGCAGGTTGAGGAAGAGAGCCATGGAGTGTTTGAGCTGCTGGATG GGAGGCTGGCCCCCGGTGAGGAACACTGCAGTGGGGTGAGAGCCAAGGCCCTGGCCCCTGGGTATACCATGCTTACTGTCAGCTACACCCATGGCAATGTTCACCTCAGTGCCAAGATCACCATTGCTGCCTATCTTCCTCTCAAA GCTATTGACCCTGTATCTGTTGCTGTGGTGACTCTGGGGTCATCTAAAGACATGTTGTTTGAGGGCGGGCCACGCCCTTGGGTTTTAGAGCCCTCAAAGTTCTTCTGCAACTTGAGCGCTGAGGATGAGGCCAGCGTGACCCTGACTCTGACCAGCCCTTTATCTCACAACTATAACCAGCACTGGGTCAGAGCAACATGCAGAGTCCTGGGAGAGCAG GTGCTGGAGGTGATGGTCGGGAACAAGGCCAGTGTAACCAATCCTTATCCTGCTGTGGAGCCGGCAAAGGTCAAGTTTGTATGTGCTCCTCCGTCTCGCCTCACCTTGGTCCCGGTGTATACTAGCCCACAGCTGGACCTGACCTGCCcactgctgcagcagaacaaacaagTG GTCCCTGTGTCAAATTACCGTAACCCCATTTTGGACTTGGCTGCTTTTGATCAACAAGGGAGGAAATTCGACAACTTCAGTTCTCTGAGCATGTTGTGGGAATCGACTAAGGAGTCGCTGGCCAGTATTGAACCCACGATGCCTATGGAGCTTCAGCTGTTCAAGGATGGCAACACACAGATGAAACTTCATG GACGTCAGAAAATTCTTGTCCATCAGCAGACCGGCATTGCTGCTATTACAGTCACAGCTCTGGGTTACCAGGTTTCGCATCTCGCTGCAGCCAATGTTCCCAGTCCA TTTGACCCCTTGACCCCTGTCTCTGCCACGTTGGAGCTCTTGTTAGTTGAAGATGTGAAAGTTTCTCCAGATGCAGTGACGATATACAACCACCCTGATGTGCAG GCGAGTCTAGCCCTGCGAGAGGGATCAGGACACTTTTTTGTCAATACCAGTGTTAATGGTATTGTGGATGTGGTATTCCAAGAAGCCCAAGGAGCAGCTCAG GTCTCCCCCGATCACCCAGGAGTGGTGAAGGTGATGGTTCATGATCTTTGTCTGGCTTTTCCAGCACCTGCCGAAGCCACAGTACACGTTTCTGACATCCTGGAGGTTTATGTGAGAGTGGTTGACAAG GTGGAGATTAGCAAATCTGTGAGAGCATATGTCAGAGTCTTGGATGATAACAAGAAGCCCTTCCCGGCCAGTTATTTCCATTTCATGAACCTAAAACTGAAGGCTGCTTCTGCGATAGTTTCTTTAAC TCCATTAGCAGAGTCTGCAGAGAATGATACAGCTGTCTTCCTGGTAAAAGGTGTTTCCATTGGTCAGACCACTCTGTCAGCTGTTGTTGTGGATAAAAATGGGAGAAAAATTGCATCCCCACCTCAGCAAATTGAG GTATTCCCACCATTCAAACTCAGCCCAAGGAAAACTACTCTGTTAATTGGAGCAATGATGCAG ATCACATCTGAGGGAGGCCCTCAGCCTCAGTCCAATATCCTTTTCTCCATTTCCAATGAAGAGATAGCTTCTGTTAACGGCATGGGCCATGTCAGGGGAGTTGCCATTGGTAACGTGACAGTGACTGGACTGGTCCAAGCTGTTGATGCCGAAAGTGGGAAGCTAGTCGTTGTGTCTCAG GATCAAGTGGAAGTTGAGGTTGTGCTTCTGACAGGCATTCGAATCAGAACACCCATTACAAGAATGAAGACAGGAGCCCAG ATGCCTGTATATGTGATGGGTCTGACCAATAGTCTGACACCCTTCTCCTTTGGCAATGCTTTACCTGGGCTGACATTCCACTGGTCCACCACCAAGAGAGACATCCTGGATGTGCAGTCGAGACACATTGAG GCTAATGTCGAGCTCCAGTCAGAACACAACTTTGGCATGAGAGTGACTGGAAGAACTAGAGGGAGGACAGGGCTGAAGGTGGTGCTCAGAGTTACTGACCCAAAGGCTGGGCAGCTGGTGGGGAAGCTTCAGGAGCTCAGAGATGAAATCCAGATCCAG GTCTATGATAAGCTGCACATGCTTAACCCTGAAGTCGAGGCTGGGGAGTTACTAATGGCTCCGAACTCTATCCTCCAACTCCAAACAAGCAG GGATGGTGTTGGTGCACTTTCTTATCGAATGCTGAATTCCCCTGACCAGCTTGTTACTGCTCAAGTGGATGACAAGGGCTTTCTCTCCTCTGGCTCCCTGACTGGTATCTCCTCTCTGATGATCACATCACAGGAGACCTTTGGCGTCAATCAAACTCTCATTCTTGCTGTGAAG GTGGTGCCTGTGTCCTACGTGCGCTTCAGCACCAGTCCAGTGCTTTACACTCACACAGGAGAGAGCCTGAAAGCCCTCCCTCTGGGCATAATACTCACCTTCAATGTCCATTTTCATGCCAGCACTGGAGAGGCCCTACACAGCTCCAGCTCTCACCTTACGTTTTCCACAAACAG AGATGACCTGGTGCAGGTCGGGGTTGGGCCTAATAACCACTCACTGACAGTGCGGACGGTCAGTGTCGGCCTCACCCTCCTCGCAGTGTGGGACAGTGAAAACATGGGAGTCGCGGACTATGTTCCTCTTGCTGTCGGGCATGCTATTTATCCACAGGAGGCCCATAGACTGGTGGTGGGAGATGTAGTTTGCTTTTCCACCCAGCTAACCAGCCCAGATG GTGCTCACGGTACTTGGAGCTCCTCAGCTAATGGTGTTCTTCAGGTGGATCCGAGAAGTGGTGCAGCTGTAGCTAGAGACCCTGGGACAGTCACCATGTTCTATGAAATACCTGGTGTTTTGAAAACCTACAGAGAG ATCATAGTGGAGGCTGCAACTAGAACGACCGCTACGGCACAGCCTGCACCCATCAGGATAGGCAAGGAGACGAAGGTCTTACTCACCACCAGAGAAAGCGGAACCAACCTCATTG GAACGTGTTCCTCTGCCCAGACTGAAGCTATTCCTCAACTGCAGCCAGAAACCTCAGTCAGCTGTCATCTCAGCTTCACCAGCGACGCCATAGACTTCCCTGCTAACGACgtcttcaacacacacatcagctttGACTCCAGTATTG GCCTCTATGCATGTTCCATGACCTTGCAGCCAATGTCTGACCAGAAGACCCGTGTGCTCAGCATGTCCATGACGAACCTGCTGGTGAAAGCAGGGCTAGAGGGCAGTGCTTTCTCTGGGGAACAAGTCAGTGCCAGACTGCCCATAGAGCCGGGCCTCTACTCAGACcagactgagctgctgctctcaAACCTGCATCCAACAGCTGAGCTCACAGTCTATGGCCCCACTGCCACCCTTTCCAACATGGAG GTAGTGTCTACTTCTCCCAACATTGCTGTCAAAGAGAAGGAGGTGCATCAAGACTTTCCCAGTTTCTCAAAGTTCACAGTCGGAGCCGTGGACCCTCAGGCAGCAGTTTCTGCCTCGATTTCCATAAGCAGCTCTTCCTCAGGCCAGAGTCTCCTGATCCCAGTCACTTTAATCCATGTGTCGGATCCCAGCACCGGAATGCAAG cagctgctgctccagttGTTAGCTTGGAGGGGGACCACTCCCTGCACAGCTTCATAAATGGCTACCAGATGATTTTCTTCACCCTGTTCGCTCTGATGGCCGGTacagccatcatcatcattg TGGTCCACACAGTGTTTTCTCCAAAGGAACAAACTTATAACCCCGCTTTCATCCAGAGGACACCACCACCTATCTCAG gTTTCAACACTCCAGTGGTGAATTCCTTCAACCACACATTACACAGGACTGACCCAAACAGCAGCCCCAGGTCACGTCTCTATTCTCCAGACTACAAGTCGTGA